A DNA window from Desulfovibrio sp. contains the following coding sequences:
- the nifH gene encoding nitrogenase iron protein translates to MRQVAIYGKGGIGKSTTTQNLNAGLGEMGKNIMIVGCDPKADSTRLILGGLAQQSVLDTLREEGEDIELDLVLKNGFKGIRCVESGGPEPGVGCAGRGIITSIGLLERLGAYTEDLDYVFYDVLGDVVCGGFAMPIREGKAQEIYIVASGEMMALYAANNICKGVKKYANTGGVRLGGIICNSRKVDGEAELVSAVAKEIGTQMIHFVPRDNMVQRAEINKQTVIEFDPTCGQADEYRTLAQKIDGNDMFIIPKPLSQERLEELLMEHGLMDA, encoded by the coding sequence ATGCGTCAGGTAGCTATTTACGGCAAGGGCGGTATCGGCAAGTCCACCACCACACAGAACCTTAACGCCGGCCTTGGCGAAATGGGCAAGAACATCATGATCGTGGGTTGCGACCCCAAGGCCGACTCCACGCGCCTTATCCTGGGCGGCCTTGCCCAGCAGAGCGTGCTCGATACCCTGCGTGAAGAGGGTGAAGACATCGAGCTGGATCTGGTGCTCAAAAACGGCTTCAAGGGCATCCGCTGCGTGGAATCCGGCGGCCCCGAACCGGGCGTCGGCTGTGCCGGGCGCGGCATCATCACCTCCATCGGTCTGCTGGAGCGCCTTGGCGCTTACACCGAAGACCTCGACTACGTGTTCTATGACGTTTTGGGCGACGTTGTGTGCGGCGGTTTCGCCATGCCCATCCGTGAAGGCAAGGCCCAGGAAATCTACATCGTGGCTTCGGGCGAAATGATGGCCCTCTACGCCGCCAACAACATCTGCAAGGGTGTAAAAAAGTACGCCAACACCGGCGGCGTGCGCCTTGGCGGCATCATTTGCAACAGCCGCAAGGTTGATGGCGAAGCCGAGCTTGTCTCTGCCGTTGCCAAGGAAATCGGCACCCAGATGATCCACTTTGTGCCGCGCGACAACATGGTGCAGCGCGCCGAAATCAACAAGCAGACCGTTATCGAATTTGACCCCACCTGCGGACAGGCCGACGAATACCGCACCCTGGCGCAGAAGATCGACGGTAACGACATGTTTATTATCCCCAAGCCCCTTTCCCAGGAACGGCTCGAAGAGCTGCTCATGGAACACGGCTTGATGGACGCCTAA